The DNA segment GAACTGCAACGGGTGACCTCTTGTAGAATAAATTACAAATATTCAAGCGATGCACAAGGAGGCAGCGATGAAAAGAAATTTGATGATTGTCCTGGCGGTGGCGCTTCTGGCGATACCGTTCACGGTTTTGACCGCTATCGCGGACAACGGCAACGGCTGGCTGGGGCTTTATACCCAGACGATCGACAAGGATTTGAAAGAGGCCTTTAATCTTGGCAGTGATCATGGTGTTGTTATAAACCGGGTGATACCGAACTCTCCGGCCGACAAAGCCGGTCTTAAGGCGGGCGATATTATTCTCAGTCTCGACGGCACCGATCTGACCACCTCGGAGCAGTTGGCGGATCTGGTCGGCGAGCATAATTCCGGCGACAAGGTGAAACTGGACGTGATGCATAAGGGGAACAAAGAGACTTTGTCGATCGCTCTCGGCGAGCGGCAGAATAGCCCCACCAAGATGTTTAGCGATCAAATGGGCATGCCGTCGGCCCCATCGGCCCCGCATGTCTATTCCAAGGTTTACCGTTTCAATCAGAGTGAGATGTCGGATACCTATATCGGGGTGAGTCTTCAGAGTCTTAACACCCAGTTGGGCGACTATTTCGGCGTAACGGACGGGAAGGGGGCGTTGGTGGCGGAAGTGATGGATAACTCCCCGGCGCAGAAGGCCGGGATCAAGGCCGGCGATGTGATCACATCCATTGACGGGCAGGCGATCGACGGCCCGAGCGATGTGCAAAAAGCGGTGGCCGACAAGAAGAAGGGGGAGAAATTGGAAATGACGGTCCTTCGAAATAAGGGCAAAATGGATTTTGCCCTCGAAGTGGCCGAAACGCCCCCCGATCTGGCCGGTCTCGGCAATATGACCCCCGGTATGGATCAGTATTTCAACATGAATATGCCCAAAATGCACGGCCTGTTCCACGGCAATATCGGCAACAGTTTCATGGATCTCGATTCGATGCAGCAGTCGATACAGCAGTTGCAGGAACAGATGCAAAAGTTGCAGGAGCAGTTGAATCAGACGCAACCGGCTCCCAAAAAGTAAAGGTTTAAGTGACGATTTAACCTCCTATCTGAAAACCCGTAAGGGTTGAAATAGAAAACCCCGGCCGACGGCAGAAGCGGCCGGGGCTTTTTTTGTTTGCCTTGTAAGAAACGCTCCCTTAAATTGGAGTATTAAAAATCTAAACAGGATGTCCCTATGCCGGAACTGACGGTAGAAAAACTCTTTAAGGACCGCAAAGATTATTTTGACCTGACCCTCCTCAACTCCGAGGGGGGGCTGAAGAAAAAAATCACCACCGCCGAGGTTCATCGCCCGGGGCTGGCGCTGGCCGGGTTTCTGGATCGTTTCGCCAACCACCGCATTCAGGTTCTCGGCGAAACCGAAATGGCCTATGTCAATCAAATCGAACATAAGACTCTTTTGGAGATCGCCAAAAAAATATTCGGCGTCGGAATTCCCCTGATGATCATTTCCAAAGGGATCACCCCGCCCTTGGATTTTCTGCAGATTGCCGATAGTTACGGGACCGCCGTGTTTTCGTCGCGCCTGACCACCTCCGAATTGACCAACCGTCTCTCCGGCTATCTCGATGTAAATTTCGCGCCGGTGATTACGATGCACGGGACGCTGGTCGATGTCTACGGGGTCGGCCTGCTTTATACCGGGAAATCGGGGATTGGCAAATCGGAAATCGCGCTCGACCTGGTGGAACGGGGGCACCGGCTGGTGGCCGACGATGTCATCAAGGTGATCCGCAAATCGCCCGACCTGATTGTCGGCACCGGCTCGGAAATGCTGGGGCATCATATGGAAATCCGCGGTATCGGCATTATCGACGTGGAAAAACTGTTCGGAATTCGGGCCATCCGGATTCAGAAGCGGATCGAAGTCGAGGTGCACCTGGCGCTCTGGTCGGAAGACCTGGAGTACGAGCGGCTGGGAATCGAGGAGACCGAGACGACTATTCTGGGGGTTTCGATACCCCAGGTGATTGTCCCGATATCGCCCGGGAAAAATATCACGGTTATTTCCGAAGTGATCGCGATGAACCATATGCTCAAAGTCTATGGCGAGAATTCGGCGGCGGAATTTTCGAAACGTCTGTCGGAACGGTTGCACCGTCAGGCGATGACCAAAGATTATCTCGAATCGGATTACGAGTAAGATCAAAGAAGACAGTTTGCAGGGGCGGACCGGCGCGTCCGCCCTTTTTTTGCCCGACACAAATTCCCCCAAAGGCGGGGAGAAAATTCCTGTCCTCCGCCAGGGAGCCGGACAAGAATGTCCGGCCCACCGATTTTTTGTCCCTGTCGCGATCCAGCGACAACCTGGCCCGCCCGCTTTTTTCTCGCCGCAACTTCTTGTCCCGCAATGTGTGGTAAAAGGCAAAGACAACTGATTTTCCCTGTAATTGCATTACCGGTATAAGG comes from the Candidatus Zixiibacteriota bacterium genome and includes:
- a CDS encoding exported hypothetical protein (Evidence 5 : Unknown function), whose product is MKRNLMIVLAVALLAIPFTVLTAIADNGNGWLGLYTQTIDKDLKEAFNLGSDHGVVINRVIPNSPADKAGLKAGDIILSLDGTDLTTSEQLADLVGEHNSGDKVKLDVMHKGNKETLSIALGERQNSPTKMFSDQMGMPSAPSAPHVYSKVYRFNQSEMSDTYIGVSLQSLNTQLGDYFGVTDGKGALVAEVMDNSPAQKAGIKAGDVITSIDGQAIDGPSDVQKAVADKKKGEKLEMTVLRNKGKMDFALEVAETPPDLAGLGNMTPGMDQYFNMNMPKMHGLFHGNIGNSFMDLDSMQQSIQQLQEQMQKLQEQLNQTQPAPKK
- the hprK gene encoding HPr kinase/phosphorylase; this encodes MPELTVEKLFKDRKDYFDLTLLNSEGGLKKKITTAEVHRPGLALAGFLDRFANHRIQVLGETEMAYVNQIEHKTLLEIAKKIFGVGIPLMIISKGITPPLDFLQIADSYGTAVFSSRLTTSELTNRLSGYLDVNFAPVITMHGTLVDVYGVGLLYTGKSGIGKSEIALDLVERGHRLVADDVIKVIRKSPDLIVGTGSEMLGHHMEIRGIGIIDVEKLFGIRAIRIQKRIEVEVHLALWSEDLEYERLGIEETETTILGVSIPQVIVPISPGKNITVISEVIAMNHMLKVYGENSAAEFSKRLSERLHRQAMTKDYLESDYE